From the Primulina tabacum isolate GXHZ01 chromosome 15, ASM2559414v2, whole genome shotgun sequence genome, one window contains:
- the LOC142527477 gene encoding PH, RCC1 and FYVE domains-containing protein 1-like encodes MADPASYGNPDRDTEQALIALKKGTQLIKYSRKGKPKFRTFRLSPDETTLIWYSHREERHLKLSSVLRIIPGQRTPVFKRYLRPEKEYLSFSLIYNNGDRSLDLICKDKVESELWLGGLKALISAGQARSKRTRSDISDLTGFGDIIQDNRAFGASLEYTSSIPRGKSFADFNNNLNNSSSHAGSECANMQIRTSGTDGFRISVSSTPSCSSQGSGPDDIESLGDVYVWGEIWSDGGATDGTGNSFPIKNDVLIPKPLESNVVLDVHQIACGVRHVALVTRQGEVFTWGEESGGRLGHGIEKDFSRPKLVEFLAVTNVDFVACGEFHTCALSTSGDLYTWGDGTHNAGLLGHGNDVSHWIPKRVSGPLEGLQVLSVACGTWHSALATSTGKLFTFGDGTFGALGHGGRESITYPREVQSLNGLKTLAVSCGVWHTAAIVEVTNQSGASVVSSRKLFTWGDGDKNRLGHGNKETYLVPTCVSALIDYNIHQLACGHNTTVALTTSGHVFTMGSNSFGQLGNPQSDGKSPCLIQDRLVGEFVEQISCGAHHVAVLTSRSEVLTWGKGANGRLGHGNVDDRNTPTLVEAIKDRHVRNVACGSNYTASICIHKWVSGADQSFCTGCRQAFGFTRKRHNCYNCGLVHCHACSSKKALKAALAPTPGKPHRVCDSCYLKLKKAAEAGIVGTFSRRASGPRRSVDMSSRADRGEARTSRLLLSPPTVEPIKYLEVKSGTQSDNYSIIRASQVPSLLQLKDVAFPSSLSALQYALKPVITSAPQIQQLQVHTPSQSNSRPASPYSRRPSPPRSAAPVFSRGVIDSLKKTNDLLNQEISKLHGQVKSLKQKSEAQETEIQKLKTASEDATSLASNRSSNIFKATQAVLTITTQLNDITEQLPPEIIESESFKVMRAQVRFLLDTIGNETSEDNPTSPSESSNEAPNYSDKMALAHESSNKENHRSEDREGVQDLSQNRIRTLQETGEPSGSNARVGNEPRMESDSGTPQAARTEGRTEVIEQFEPGVYVKLVQLSNGTKIFRGIQFSKRKFDEQQAEEWWKENKDRLQKKYSPAKTRNTPAEETAPQPPEEEANHENNEAPQP; translated from the exons GCACTCATTGCTTTGAAGAAAGGAACACAGTTAATCAAGTACAGCAGAAAGGGGAAGCCTAAGTTTCGCACGTTTAGACTTTCTCCG GACGAAACAACATTAATCTGGTATTCACATAGAGAAGAAAGACATTTGAAGTTATCTTCCGTTTTACGGATCATACCTGGACAGAGAACC CCtgttttcaaaagatatttgcgCCCAGAGAAGGAGTACTTGTCATTCTCACTCATATACAATAACGGTGATAGATCGCTCGATCTT ATCTGCAAGGACAAAGTTGAATCTGAGCTCTGGCTCGGTGGCTTGAAGGCCTTAATATCAGCTGGCCAAGCACGCAGTAAACGTACTAGAAGTGACATTTCTGat TTAACTGGTTTTGGTGATATCATTCAAGATAATCGTGCCTTTGGAGCGTCGCTTGAATACACTTCAAGTATACCCCGTGGTAAATCCTTTGCAGATTTTAACAATAACTTGAACAACTCAAGCTCACATGCGGGGTCTGAGTGTGCAAACATGCAAATAAGAACAAGTGGTACAGATGGTTTTCGTATTAGCGTCTCGAGTACTCCTAGTTGTTCCAGTCAAGGTTCTGGACCAGATGATATAGAATCGCTTGGTGATGTTTATGTATGGGGAGAGATTTGGTCTGATGGAGGTGCCACGGATGGAACTGGGAATTCATTTCCAATAAAAAATGATGTCTTAATTCCTAAACCATTGGAATCAAATGTAGTTCTTGACGTTCACCAAATTGCTTGTGGCGTTCGCCATGTTGCTCTTGTTACAAGACAAGGCGAGGTATTTACATGGGGTGAAGAATCTGGAGGAAGATTGGGTCATGGAATCGAAAAAGACTTTAGTCGCCCTAAACTTGTAGAATTTTTGGCTGTTACGAATGTTGACTTTGTAGCCTGTGGAGAGTTTCACACATGTGCGTTATCAACATCTGGTGATTTATATACTTGGGGAGATGGTACCCACAATGCTGGACTTCTTGGCCATGGGAATGACGTTAGCCATTGGATACCTAAACGAGTTTCTGGGCCTTTAGAAGGCCTCCAAGTTCTATCAGTTGCATGTGGGACATGGCATTCAGCACTCGCGACTTCAACTGGAAAACTCTTTACATTTGGTGATGGGACATTTGGTGCTCTTGGCCACGGTGGTCGTGAAAGCATTACATACCCAAGGGAGGTCCAATCGTTAAATGGACTGAAAACGTTGGCTGTTTCTTGTGGTGTATGGCATACCGCTGCTATTGTAGAAGTTACGAATCAGTCAGGTGCAAGTGTTGTTTCCTCGAGAAAGCTTTTCACTTGGGGTGACGGTGATAAAAATCGACTTGGTCATGGAAACAAGGAGACATATCTTGTTCCGACCTGTGTATCTGCTCTTATAGATTATAACATCCATCAGTTAGCATGTGGGCATAACACAACTGTTGCCCTTACAACATCCGGTCATGTCTTTACTATGGGAAGCAATTCGTTCGGACAGTTGGGAAATCCCCAGTCTGATGGAAAATCACCGTGTTTAATACAAGATAGGCTCGTGGGAGAGTTTGTGGAACAAATATCATGTGGTGCACATCATGTAGCAGTTCTCACGTCGAGAAGTGAAGTATTAACTTGGGGAAAAGGAGCTAACGGAAGATTAGGCCATGGCAATGTTGATGATAGGAATACTCCAACGTTGGTTGAAGCCATTAAAGACCGACACGTGAGGAATGTTGCTTGTGGATCAAATTATACCGCTAGTATTTGCATCCATAAATGGGTTTCTGGTGCGGACCAATCGTTTTGCACTGGGTGTAGGCAAGCATTTGGTTTTACTCGAAAACGACATAACTGTTACAACTGTGGATTGGTGCATTGCCATGCTTGTAGCTCAAAAAAAGCTTTGAAAGCAGCTCTTGCCCCAACTCCAGGAAAACCGCACCGAGTGTGTGATTCGTGCTACCTGAAACTTAAAAAGGCTGCAGAAGCTGGAATTGTCGGTACTTTTAGTCGTAGAGCCTCAGGGCCTCGACGTTCAGTGGATATGAGTAGTAGAGCAGATAGAGGAGAGGCAAGAACTTCGAGACTTCTTCTATCGCCGCCTACAGTTGAACCAATCAAGTATCTCGAGGTGAAGTCCGGGACACAATCTGATAATTATTCCATCATTCGAGCATCTCAAGTTCCGTCACTTTTGCAGCTAAAAGATGTTGCTTTCCCAAGTTCACTTAGTGCCCTTCAATATGCTTTAAAGCCTGTCATCACATCAGCACCACAGATTCAACAACTACAGGTTCATACTCCATCCCAGTCCAACTCAAGACCAGCTTCCCCATACTCAAGAAGACCAAGTCCTCCACGATCTGCGGCTCCAGTGTTTTCAAGGGGTGTCATTGACAGCCTAAAGAAAACCAATGATCTTCTAAATCAAGAAATATCTAAACTTCATGGCCAA GTCAAGAGTTTAAAGCAAAAAAGTGAAGCCCAAGAAACAGAAATTCAGAAGTTAAAGACAGCTTCTGAAGATGCTACTTCCCTAGCTTCTAACAgatcttctaatatttttaaagcAACACAAGCAGTCTTAACAATAACAACTCAA TTAAACGACATAACAGAGCAGTTACCTCCCGAGATAATCGAAAGCGAATCTTTTAAAGTCATGCGTGCTCAAGTTAGATTTTTGTTGGACACGATTGGAAATGAGACATCTGAAGATAATCCAACTTCACCATCAGAAAGCTCAAACGAGGCACCAAATTATTCTGATAAGATGGCATTAGCCCATGAATCTAGTAACAAGGAAAATCATAGATCAGAAGATCGTGAAGGAGTTCAGGACCTGTCACAGAATCGTATTAGAACTCTACAAGAAACCGGCGAACCATCTGGTTCAAATGCTAGAGTAGGAAATGAACCGAGAATGGAGAGTGACTCAGGGACACCTCAAGCTGCTAGAACTGAAGGGAGGACGGAAGTTATTGAACAATTTGAACCAGGTGTTTATGTCAAGCTTGTTCAACTCTCAAATGGAACCAAAATATTCAGAGGGATTCAATTTAG TAAGCGTAAATTTGACGAGCAACAAGCAGAAGAATGGTGGAAAGAAAACAAAGATAGACTGCAGAAAAAGTACAGTCCTGCAAAGACAAGAAACACGCCAGCAGAAGAAACTGCGCCTCAGCCACCGGAGGAGGAAGCGAACCACGAAAATAATGAGG